One Candidatus Ornithobacterium hominis genomic region harbors:
- a CDS encoding dihydroorotate oxidase: protein MDLSTNIANFSFKNPLMNASGALCTSYDELNALLSGSNSSLVTKSATPLYREGNPTPRYAETPLGTINSMGLANQGFDFYLNFIENNYHQKPLFLSIAGLCLEDNLAMAKKAHESKAEFLLELNLSCPNIMGKPQTGYDFQRTREVLEQVFEIYTDKPLGVKLPPYFDMVHFEQMAEILKQFPLSFVTCINSIGNGLYIDAQTESVVIKPKDGFGGLGGEYVKPTALANVRKFYELLPKSIKIIGCGGILSGKDVFEHLLCGASMVQVGSQLMKEKNQIFSRLEKELEEIMYKKNYSKIEDFKGNLKSL from the coding sequence ATGGATTTATCCACAAATATTGCCAATTTCAGCTTCAAAAATCCTTTGATGAACGCCAGCGGAGCCTTATGCACCAGTTATGATGAACTCAACGCCTTATTGAGCGGGAGCAACTCCAGTTTGGTCACGAAAAGTGCCACGCCCCTGTATCGTGAAGGGAATCCAACGCCACGCTATGCAGAAACGCCTTTAGGAACCATCAATTCAATGGGGTTAGCCAACCAAGGTTTTGATTTTTATTTAAATTTCATTGAGAATAATTATCATCAGAAACCACTTTTCCTATCCATCGCGGGGTTGTGTCTTGAAGACAATTTAGCCATGGCTAAAAAGGCACACGAAAGCAAAGCTGAGTTTCTACTTGAACTGAATTTATCTTGTCCCAATATCATGGGGAAACCGCAAACTGGTTACGATTTTCAGCGGACACGAGAAGTTTTAGAGCAAGTATTTGAAATTTATACCGATAAACCTCTGGGCGTGAAGCTCCCGCCGTACTTCGATATGGTTCACTTTGAGCAAATGGCTGAGATTTTAAAGCAATTTCCGTTATCTTTTGTAACATGCATTAATTCCATTGGCAATGGCTTATACATCGATGCCCAAACTGAATCTGTTGTCATCAAACCCAAAGATGGTTTTGGCGGATTGGGCGGTGAATATGTAAAGCCTACGGCGCTTGCAAATGTTAGAAAATTTTATGAATTACTACCAAAATCCATTAAAATTATTGGCTGTGGCGGCATATTGAGCGGTAAAGATGTTTTTGAGCATTTACTGTGTGGTGCTTCGATGGTACAGGTTGGTTCGCAGCTGATGAAAGAAAAAAATCAAATTTTCTCAAGGCTTGAAAAAGAATTGGAGGAAATTATGTACAAAAAAAACTATTCTAAAATTGAGGATTTTAAAGGGAATTTAAAGAGCCTTTAA
- a CDS encoding ComEC/Rec2 family competence protein — MNFQPFAFYVAALAGGILIQNWLSFSAYKLGFFLFLVLLILIFTFFKGFRNLFVFTSLASILMVGAIVFSFHKLPESIDEISLQKVGIKVKVKEFLKPSEKYQKYTGEILNADNSTINHQKILLYIPKDKPLIFPGQNVLLKGSLQAVPPALNPHQFDYRNYLKHKEIGLQIFAREIKVTDESLNTSGWFWKQKTQIKKRLEKNQFSTTSQLFIASLGLGDRTDFSTELTQKLSFAGVIHLFAISGLHVGIVFGLMMILGLPLLRFPYGRKLRIVFSLLMIWLYAWFIGFSPSVTRAALMLTIYYATFLLQRPTNIYHTLCLAAFILLLIQPHQLFDVGFLLSFSAVFFIVYFNPIREKFKMKIPKRWRKIYDIAVISLFAQLGVMPVILYYFGNFSFLFLFANILLILLAGFLVILSLLMVGWVIVADVPQILVKTVNFGMEMIYQLIDFFAHQDGFIVQNISWNWVQILAWLSALIFMKKILEKHAIQLVLGLLCCVVLFESARWVETYQAVQKKELIVFHQNRGSALGWRDGRELRVFYKGENIKGLRDFILKPYIRKEKIKALEIFEFGEDFAQGKFHKIGSKIKLGETRISLMPPNTNASYIIEKDESQWRIIDGISYQNKIEKANKNFLIYKTQEKGALILRNF; from the coding sequence ATGAATTTTCAGCCCTTTGCATTCTATGTAGCAGCTTTAGCTGGGGGAATATTGATTCAAAATTGGTTAAGTTTTTCTGCCTATAAATTAGGTTTCTTTCTATTTTTGGTGCTACTTATTTTAATTTTCACTTTTTTTAAAGGCTTTAGAAATTTATTTGTTTTCACCTCTTTAGCTTCCATTTTGATGGTCGGGGCAATCGTCTTTAGCTTTCACAAATTACCTGAATCTATAGATGAAATTTCACTCCAAAAAGTGGGAATAAAAGTGAAAGTGAAGGAATTTCTAAAGCCTTCAGAAAAATACCAAAAATACACGGGCGAAATTCTAAATGCAGACAATTCAACCATCAATCATCAGAAAATTTTGCTTTACATTCCTAAGGATAAACCACTGATTTTCCCAGGGCAAAATGTTTTGCTCAAAGGCTCTTTGCAAGCTGTTCCGCCAGCGCTAAACCCACATCAGTTTGATTACCGAAATTACCTAAAACACAAGGAAATAGGTTTGCAGATTTTTGCTAGAGAGATTAAAGTAACGGATGAAAGTTTGAATACATCAGGATGGTTTTGGAAGCAAAAAACTCAAATCAAAAAACGGCTAGAAAAAAATCAATTTTCCACAACTTCTCAGCTTTTTATCGCTTCGCTCGGTTTAGGAGATCGAACTGATTTTAGTACGGAGTTGACACAGAAACTTTCGTTTGCAGGGGTAATTCACTTGTTTGCCATTTCAGGTTTGCATGTTGGGATTGTTTTTGGATTAATGATGATTTTAGGGCTCCCGTTGTTAAGATTCCCTTACGGGAGAAAACTAAGAATTGTATTTTCTCTGTTGATGATTTGGCTGTATGCTTGGTTTATCGGTTTTTCACCATCGGTTACTCGAGCTGCATTGATGCTGACGATTTATTACGCTACGTTTCTTTTGCAACGCCCTACCAATATTTATCACACGCTTTGTTTGGCAGCCTTTATTTTATTACTTATTCAGCCACATCAGCTGTTTGATGTTGGATTTTTACTGAGCTTTTCAGCTGTTTTTTTTATCGTCTATTTTAATCCCATACGAGAGAAATTTAAAATGAAAATCCCGAAACGGTGGCGGAAGATTTATGACATAGCGGTGATATCACTATTTGCGCAGCTGGGCGTGATGCCTGTGATTTTATATTATTTTGGTAATTTTTCCTTTTTATTTTTGTTTGCTAATATTTTGCTGATTTTGCTAGCTGGGTTTTTAGTCATTCTTTCGCTATTGATGGTTGGTTGGGTAATCGTGGCAGATGTACCTCAAATTTTGGTGAAAACAGTGAATTTTGGAATGGAAATGATTTATCAACTGATTGATTTTTTTGCTCATCAAGATGGATTTATTGTACAGAATATTTCTTGGAATTGGGTTCAAATTTTAGCTTGGCTATCGGCTTTGATTTTCATGAAAAAAATCTTAGAAAAGCATGCAATTCAGCTAGTTTTGGGTTTGCTTTGCTGCGTCGTATTGTTTGAGAGCGCACGTTGGGTTGAAACTTATCAAGCTGTGCAAAAAAAGGAATTAATTGTGTTCCATCAGAACCGAGGTAGCGCGCTGGGTTGGAGAGATGGGCGGGAGCTCAGAGTATTCTATAAAGGTGAGAATATTAAGGGTTTGAGAGATTTTATTTTAAAACCTTACATCAGAAAAGAAAAAATCAAGGCTTTAGAAATTTTTGAATTTGGAGAGGATTTTGCTCAAGGGAAATTCCACAAAATAGGAAGTAAAATAAAGCTTGGAGAGACTCGAATTAGTCTTATGCCGCCAAATACTAATGCTAGCTATATTATTGAAAAAGATGAAAGTCAATGGAGAATAATAGATGGGATATCTTATCAAAATAAAATTGAAAAGGCAAATAAAAATTTTCTAATCTATAAGACTCAAGAAAAAGGAGCCCTGATTTTGAGAAATTTTTAA
- a CDS encoding ABC-F family ATP-binding cassette domain-containing protein: MLTVSNVSLQFGKRVLFDEVNIKFTKGNCYGIIGANGAGKSTFLKILSGEQEPTSGHVSLETDKRMSVLEQDHFRFDQISVLETVLRGNQKLFDIKTEMDALYAKPDFDEADGVKAGELGVVYEEMGGWTAEADAATLLSNVGVSEEDHYKLMGDLDPKTKVRVLLAQALFGNPDVLILDEPTNDLDVETISWLEDFLADYENTVIVVSHDRHFLDAVCTHTVDLDFSRLNLYSGNYSFWYEASQLAARQRAQANKKAEEKKKELQEFIQRFSSNVAKAKQATARKKMIDKLDMQEIKPSSRRYPAIIFEREREAGDQILETKSLKAVLDNEILFDEVSINLKKGDKVAIISKNSLAQTRFFEIISGNKSADGGSYKWGVTTTQTYLPLDHTDFFEKDLNLVDWLRQYVDSDEERHEEYIRGFLGRMLFSGEQALKKATVLSGGEKMRCMFSRMMLLKGNVLLFDEPTNHLDLESISALNNSLMNFKGTILMSSHDHELIQTVCDRIIEITPKGVIDRYMTYDEYLKDPKVKELRQKYYQTKVD, from the coding sequence ATGTTAACAGTTTCTAATGTTTCTCTTCAGTTCGGAAAAAGAGTTCTTTTTGATGAAGTCAATATCAAATTTACCAAAGGTAATTGCTATGGAATCATCGGAGCCAACGGGGCTGGAAAATCAACTTTTCTCAAAATTTTATCTGGCGAGCAAGAGCCAACCTCTGGCCATGTGAGTTTAGAAACAGACAAAAGAATGTCTGTACTAGAGCAAGATCACTTCCGATTTGACCAAATTTCTGTTCTAGAAACCGTTTTACGCGGAAATCAAAAGCTTTTTGACATCAAAACAGAAATGGATGCATTATATGCTAAGCCTGACTTTGACGAAGCCGATGGCGTAAAAGCTGGCGAATTAGGTGTGGTTTATGAGGAAATGGGCGGCTGGACAGCTGAAGCCGATGCCGCAACACTCCTCTCCAATGTTGGTGTGAGTGAAGAAGATCATTACAAATTAATGGGTGATCTAGATCCCAAAACAAAAGTTCGTGTTTTATTAGCTCAAGCACTTTTTGGGAATCCTGATGTGCTGATACTAGACGAGCCGACCAACGACTTAGACGTAGAAACCATCTCTTGGCTAGAAGACTTCTTGGCGGATTATGAAAACACTGTGATTGTCGTTTCTCACGACCGCCACTTTCTAGATGCCGTATGTACGCACACAGTAGATTTAGACTTCAGCAGACTCAATCTCTACTCAGGGAATTATTCTTTTTGGTACGAAGCTTCTCAGTTAGCCGCAAGACAGCGTGCACAGGCTAATAAAAAAGCTGAGGAGAAAAAGAAAGAATTACAAGAATTCATTCAGCGTTTTAGCTCCAATGTCGCTAAGGCTAAACAAGCTACGGCCCGTAAAAAGATGATTGATAAACTTGATATGCAAGAAATTAAACCTTCATCTCGACGTTACCCAGCCATCATTTTTGAACGCGAAAGAGAAGCTGGCGATCAAATTTTGGAAACTAAAAGTTTGAAGGCCGTACTTGATAATGAAATTTTATTTGATGAAGTTTCCATAAACCTCAAAAAAGGAGACAAAGTAGCTATCATCTCCAAAAATAGCTTGGCTCAAACTCGATTTTTTGAAATCATAAGCGGTAACAAGTCTGCAGATGGAGGAAGCTATAAATGGGGCGTCACTACGACTCAAACTTATCTTCCGCTAGATCACACCGATTTTTTTGAAAAAGATTTAAATTTAGTCGACTGGTTGAGGCAATACGTAGATTCCGATGAGGAGCGCCACGAGGAATATATTCGTGGTTTCTTGGGGCGAATGCTGTTCTCTGGTGAACAAGCGCTAAAAAAAGCTACTGTGCTTTCGGGAGGAGAAAAAATGCGTTGTATGTTTTCTCGCATGATGTTACTCAAAGGAAATGTCTTATTATTTGATGAGCCGACCAATCACTTAGACTTAGAATCTATCTCTGCTCTGAATAATTCTTTGATGAACTTCAAAGGCACAATTCTAATGTCGTCTCACGACCATGAGTTAATTCAAACCGTTTGCGACAGAATCATTGAAATCACCCCCAAAGGCGTTATTGATAGATATATGACTTATGATGAATATCTAAAAGACCCAAAAGTAAAAGAATTACGCCAAAAATATTATCAAACAAAAGTTGATTAA
- the smpB gene encoding SsrA-binding protein SmpB, translating into MIQKDVNIKNKKAKFNYELLDDYIAGIQLKGTEIKSIRMGKASIAESFCEVKNGEIFIVNMHINEYDFGTHNNHKIKRDRKLLLNRREIDKLERKTKETGLTIVPLNLFINQKGLAKVKISLAKGKKLFDKRESIKKKDMQRDIARIKKNF; encoded by the coding sequence GTGATACAAAAAGACGTAAATATAAAAAATAAGAAAGCAAAGTTCAACTACGAGTTGCTTGATGACTACATTGCAGGCATTCAACTGAAGGGGACTGAAATAAAATCCATCAGAATGGGGAAAGCTAGTATAGCAGAGAGCTTCTGTGAGGTGAAAAATGGAGAGATTTTCATCGTAAACATGCATATCAACGAATATGATTTTGGCACGCACAATAATCATAAAATAAAAAGAGACCGAAAACTTTTGCTCAATCGGCGGGAAATTGATAAACTTGAACGCAAAACAAAGGAAACAGGCTTGACGATTGTTCCCCTGAATTTATTTATCAATCAAAAAGGCTTGGCAAAAGTAAAGATTTCTTTAGCAAAGGGTAAAAAACTTTTTGACAAAAGAGAAAGCATAAAAAAGAAAGATATGCAACGAGATATAGCTCGAATAAAAAAGAATTTTTAA
- a CDS encoding malate dehydrogenase, whose amino-acid sequence MKVTVVGAGAVGASCAEYIAIKNFASEVVLVDIKEGYAEGKAMDLMQTASLNHFDTKITGSTNDYSKTADSQVAVITSGIPRKPGMTREELIGTNANIVKSVVEQLVKESPDITIIVVSNPMDTMAYLVHKATDLPKNKIIGMGGALDSARFKYRLAEALDCPISDVDGMVIGAHSDTGMLPLTRLATRNGVPASKFTSQEKLDEVEQSTRVGGATLTKLLGTSAWYAPGAAVSELVRAIAQDSKKMFPCSLLLEGEYGLNDVCVGVPAIIGANGVEEIIEIELNEEERAKFDEAVEKVREVNKALDA is encoded by the coding sequence ATGAAAGTAACAGTTGTAGGTGCTGGAGCCGTAGGCGCTAGTTGTGCAGAATACATTGCAATTAAAAATTTTGCCTCAGAAGTTGTTTTAGTTGACATCAAAGAAGGCTATGCTGAAGGGAAGGCTATGGACTTGATGCAAACGGCTTCTTTAAATCATTTTGACACAAAAATCACGGGTTCTACCAACGATTATTCTAAAACAGCAGATAGCCAAGTAGCAGTAATTACTTCAGGAATCCCTAGAAAACCAGGAATGACTCGTGAGGAATTAATCGGAACAAATGCCAATATCGTGAAATCAGTCGTAGAGCAATTGGTAAAAGAATCGCCTGATATTACGATTATAGTGGTGAGCAACCCAATGGACACCATGGCATATTTGGTTCACAAAGCAACTGATTTACCCAAAAATAAAATCATAGGAATGGGAGGCGCTTTAGATAGTGCTCGTTTCAAATACAGATTAGCCGAAGCTTTAGATTGCCCAATTTCAGATGTTGACGGAATGGTGATTGGTGCACACAGTGACACTGGAATGTTGCCATTAACACGCTTAGCAACTAGAAATGGTGTGCCAGCGTCTAAATTCACTAGCCAAGAAAAATTAGACGAAGTAGAGCAATCAACACGTGTGGGCGGTGCCACTTTGACTAAATTGCTTGGGACATCGGCTTGGTATGCACCAGGTGCTGCCGTGAGCGAATTGGTAAGAGCCATTGCTCAAGATTCCAAAAAAATGTTCCCTTGCTCACTACTATTGGAAGGAGAATATGGGTTGAACGATGTGTGTGTAGGCGTGCCAGCAATCATTGGAGCGAATGGAGTAGAGGAAATCATAGAAATCGAATTGAATGAAGAAGAACGTGCCAAGTTTGACGAAGCTGTGGAAAAAGTAAGAGAAGTGAATAAGGCTTTAGATGCTTGA
- the pyrF gene encoding orotidine-5'-phosphate decarboxylase — protein sequence MKNKEEFLLKAYELGIIKFGSFTLKSGIESPFYVDLRPLASSPELLKTLSNNLLQLVDDRRLELICGVPYAALPMATVMSLESGIPLIIKRKENKGYGTKRMLEGVFKNGQNCLLVEDVITSGKSLVETIDEVEKEGLNVTDIVVVLDREQGGIERLKEKGYRVLTLFTINEVIDILHKYRRLEANEVAKIKNFLSEPPSAPLRKRKKLEEKDIHHPVGKKMIDIALRKKSNLIASADVVSALELKKLAESIGDKIVALKLHTDIISDFSWTLVEDLRSIAREKDFLLFEDRKFADIGNTQELQFKQGIYKFADWVDMVTAHPIAGEKSFSVFDPTGVIAIVEMSSAGTLTDNYYVSQALNLAQKSNNVFAVVAQRQVPDDLLLLTPGVNLESKGDNKGQQYNTPEKVFSDYFTDFIIVGRGIYKSNNPTEAAEEYRERGWKAYLESL from the coding sequence ATGAAAAATAAAGAAGAATTTTTGCTAAAGGCTTATGAATTAGGAATCATAAAATTTGGAAGCTTTACCTTGAAAAGTGGTATAGAATCACCATTCTATGTAGATTTGAGGCCCTTGGCATCGAGTCCTGAACTTTTGAAAACCTTGTCTAATAATTTACTTCAATTAGTCGATGATAGAAGACTAGAGCTGATTTGTGGAGTCCCTTACGCAGCTTTGCCAATGGCTACCGTAATGAGTTTAGAGAGTGGAATTCCATTAATTATTAAAAGAAAAGAAAACAAAGGCTATGGAACAAAACGAATGCTGGAAGGAGTTTTCAAAAACGGGCAAAATTGTTTGTTGGTAGAAGACGTCATCACGAGCGGGAAAAGCTTGGTAGAAACCATAGATGAGGTAGAAAAAGAAGGGCTGAATGTGACTGATATCGTCGTGGTTTTAGACAGAGAGCAAGGGGGAATCGAACGATTGAAAGAAAAAGGCTATCGAGTTTTGACCCTGTTCACAATTAATGAGGTGATAGATATTTTACACAAATACCGCCGACTAGAAGCCAACGAAGTAGCTAAAATTAAAAACTTTTTGAGCGAACCGCCATCAGCCCCACTACGAAAAAGAAAAAAGCTAGAAGAAAAAGATATTCACCATCCTGTGGGTAAAAAGATGATAGACATTGCGTTACGTAAAAAATCAAATTTGATTGCTTCTGCAGATGTTGTGAGTGCTCTGGAATTGAAAAAGTTAGCCGAATCCATTGGCGATAAAATCGTAGCTTTAAAGCTTCATACTGATATTATTTCGGATTTTAGTTGGACTTTGGTAGAAGATTTACGAAGTATCGCAAGAGAAAAAGATTTTCTTTTGTTTGAAGACAGAAAGTTTGCCGATATCGGGAATACGCAAGAGCTTCAGTTCAAGCAAGGGATTTATAAATTCGCAGATTGGGTAGATATGGTAACCGCTCACCCGATTGCTGGTGAAAAAAGTTTTTCCGTATTTGACCCAACTGGCGTTATTGCCATAGTAGAAATGTCTTCGGCTGGTACTTTGACAGATAATTACTATGTTTCCCAAGCCTTGAATCTAGCTCAAAAATCTAATAACGTTTTTGCCGTAGTAGCTCAAAGACAAGTTCCAGATGACTTACTTTTATTAACTCCTGGCGTAAATTTAGAATCAAAGGGCGACAACAAAGGACAACAATACAATACGCCAGAAAAGGTTTTCAGCGATTACTTTACCGATTTCATAATTGTTGGAAGAGGAATTTATAAATCTAATAACCCCACAGAAGCCGCAGAGGAATACAGAGAAAGAGGTTGGAAAGCTTATTTGGAAAGTTTATAA
- a CDS encoding helix-turn-helix domain-containing protein has translation MTQEKALALLKSGRNIFLTGSAGTGKTYVLNQYIQYLKDRKVPTAVTASTGIAATHLNGMTIHSWSGIGIKDNLSLAHLIFLQQKKYMRDKMEDVKVLIIDEISMLHRKQLDLVNEVLQFFKGNTLPFGGVQVVFSGDFFQLPPIGSEWETSKHKFCFMSHAWVQAQLKVCYLTQQYRQSKNFLNQLLNEIRSRNLSAESYNLVNEKAQEAMYSDVNRFPQLYTHNADVDKINEIQLNLINAPAKKFKAMVKGNKTLGETLKNNVLAPEIIYLKEGAEVMFVKNNFEKLYSNGTLGVVRDFTEEGFPLVETKDGNWIEARSEEWKIEDETGKTLVSYTQIPLRLAWAITIHKSQGMTLDEACVDLRKTFEKGQGYVALSRLKDFDKLTLLGVNDLAMQLDDLAFRADRRFLELSDEVDSEFELDDLSSEHHIFVLKCGGTVDEKEIKKNRQKKKAKKKATHLVTKEMLDSGLSLEEIAEERGYSLETIFGHLNKVKKNYPKTDFSSIVVDKDIIIQVKKALQKIEFKDNEIKLKPIFEFLNEMVSYEDIQRALLKI, from the coding sequence ATGACACAAGAAAAAGCGCTCGCACTACTGAAAAGCGGACGAAATATATTCTTGACTGGCTCTGCTGGAACGGGGAAAACCTATGTGCTCAATCAGTATATTCAGTACCTTAAAGACCGAAAAGTCCCCACCGCAGTGACTGCTAGCACTGGGATTGCTGCGACTCATTTGAATGGGATGACGATCCACTCTTGGAGCGGAATCGGCATCAAAGATAATCTTTCTCTAGCACATTTGATATTTCTACAGCAGAAAAAATATATGCGTGATAAAATGGAGGATGTCAAGGTCTTGATCATTGATGAAATCAGTATGTTGCACCGCAAACAGCTGGATTTGGTGAATGAAGTTTTGCAGTTCTTCAAGGGGAATACGTTGCCTTTTGGTGGAGTTCAAGTGGTTTTTTCAGGTGATTTTTTTCAGTTACCGCCCATTGGTAGCGAATGGGAAACCAGCAAGCATAAATTTTGCTTCATGTCCCATGCTTGGGTGCAAGCCCAACTCAAAGTCTGCTATTTGACTCAGCAATACCGCCAAAGTAAGAATTTCCTCAATCAGTTGCTCAATGAAATTCGCTCAAGAAATTTGAGCGCGGAATCTTATAACTTAGTCAATGAAAAAGCTCAAGAAGCGATGTACAGCGATGTGAATCGCTTTCCACAATTGTATACTCACAATGCTGATGTTGATAAAATTAATGAAATTCAATTAAATTTAATCAATGCTCCTGCTAAGAAGTTTAAAGCTATGGTGAAAGGGAATAAAACTTTGGGTGAAACTTTAAAGAATAATGTTTTGGCGCCAGAAATCATTTATTTGAAAGAAGGTGCAGAGGTGATGTTTGTGAAAAATAATTTTGAAAAGCTCTATTCTAACGGCACATTAGGTGTGGTAAGAGATTTCACCGAAGAGGGTTTCCCGTTGGTAGAAACCAAAGACGGCAACTGGATAGAGGCTAGAAGCGAGGAATGGAAAATCGAAGATGAAACGGGCAAAACTTTGGTTTCTTATACGCAAATTCCGCTACGCTTGGCTTGGGCTATTACCATTCACAAAAGTCAAGGTATGACGCTAGATGAGGCTTGTGTAGATTTGAGAAAAACCTTTGAGAAAGGGCAAGGCTACGTGGCGCTCTCTCGGCTGAAGGATTTTGATAAACTTACATTACTGGGTGTGAATGACTTGGCTATGCAATTAGATGATTTAGCCTTCCGTGCTGACCGACGTTTTTTAGAATTATCAGACGAAGTTGATAGCGAGTTTGAATTGGATGATTTAAGTTCAGAGCATCATATTTTTGTCTTGAAATGTGGTGGGACTGTGGATGAAAAAGAAATCAAAAAAAATCGGCAAAAAAAGAAAGCTAAAAAGAAGGCTACTCACCTCGTTACTAAAGAAATGCTAGATTCTGGTCTATCGCTAGAGGAAATTGCTGAGGAAAGAGGCTATTCGTTAGAGACAATCTTCGGGCATTTGAATAAAGTGAAAAAAAATTATCCAAAAACTGATTTTTCTTCGATTGTTGTTGATAAAGATATTATCATTCAAGTCAAAAAAGCGCTACAAAAAATTGAGTTTAAAGATAATGAAATAAAACTTAAACCAATTTTTGAATTTTTGAATGAAATGGTTTCGTATGAAGATATTCAGCGGGCTTTACTGAAAATTTAA
- a CDS encoding OmpA family protein, with protein MKKLNLVLGLVALLFAGSLKAQDAQNPWGISIGAHAVDHTSVSGLFDGFFDYDDYSVVPPLSKLSVVRHLSGPFSADLTASIGQIDNKRLMLNDLFFLNAGLGLRFQFLNAFTKKSSWFDPYLRVGASYNKTDYSKINISKSSPYKTFDGSLIDKEFKGAEDHFMTQLGAGINFWFTDNIGLNIASDYNWAPTVEGNTINFFQHTAGLAFKFGLQDRDKDGIPDDKDECPDTFGLKEFNGCPDTDGDGIRDIDDACPEVAGLPEYNGCPDTDGDGIADNVDKCPNQAGPKENNGCPWPDTDGDGLNDNVDKCPNQAGPKENNGCPWPDTDGDGFTDNVDKCPNEPGIAPSGCPEAAVMVQNINVGFAVEFDFDKASIRPVSKAKIEEKAAQIRKVLEVYPDMTLYIDGHTDSKGAASYNKNLSQKRAASVVQALEGEGISAGVLTPRGFGESQPKCSNDTEEGRQCNRRVEVTINKLGEQK; from the coding sequence ATGAAAAAGTTAAATTTAGTATTAGGCTTGGTAGCTCTGCTCTTTGCAGGCTCACTTAAGGCTCAAGATGCCCAAAATCCTTGGGGAATTTCTATCGGTGCACATGCTGTGGATCACACCTCAGTTAGTGGGCTTTTTGATGGTTTTTTTGATTATGATGATTACAGTGTAGTACCACCGTTATCAAAACTTTCAGTTGTACGTCACCTGTCTGGACCTTTCAGTGCAGATTTAACTGCTTCCATTGGGCAGATTGACAACAAAAGATTAATGTTAAATGATTTATTTTTCTTAAACGCAGGTTTAGGTTTGCGTTTTCAGTTTTTGAATGCTTTCACTAAAAAAAGTAGTTGGTTTGACCCTTACTTACGCGTAGGTGCTTCATACAACAAGACAGATTATAGCAAGATTAATATATCTAAGAGTTCTCCTTACAAAACTTTCGATGGATCTCTTATCGACAAAGAATTTAAAGGAGCAGAAGATCACTTTATGACTCAGTTAGGAGCAGGAATCAACTTTTGGTTTACAGACAACATCGGGCTAAACATTGCATCTGATTACAACTGGGCGCCAACCGTGGAAGGAAATACAATTAACTTCTTTCAGCATACTGCTGGTTTAGCCTTTAAATTCGGATTACAAGACAGAGATAAGGATGGAATCCCAGATGATAAAGACGAATGCCCAGATACATTTGGTTTGAAAGAGTTTAATGGTTGCCCAGATACTGATGGAGATGGAATCCGTGATATAGATGACGCTTGCCCAGAGGTTGCAGGTTTGCCAGAATACAACGGCTGCCCAGATACCGATGGCGATGGTATAGCTGACAATGTAGATAAATGCCCAAACCAAGCAGGGCCTAAAGAAAACAATGGTTGCCCTTGGCCAGATACTGATGGAGATGGGCTAAATGACAATGTAGATAAATGCCCAAATCAAGCAGGACCTAAGGAAAATAATGGTTGCCCTTGGCCAGATACTGATGGCGACGGATTCACAGACAATGTAGATAAATGCCCTAACGAGCCAGGTATAGCACCAAGCGGATGCCCAGAGGCAGCAGTAATGGTACAAAACATCAATGTTGGGTTTGCAGTTGAGTTTGATTTTGATAAAGCTTCAATCCGACCAGTTTCTAAAGCTAAAATCGAAGAAAAAGCAGCTCAAATTAGAAAAGTTCTAGAGGTTTATCCAGATATGACTTTATATATCGACGGGCATACCGATAGCAAAGGTGCTGCTTCTTATAACAAAAATCTTTCTCAGAAAAGAGCAGCCTCTGTAGTACAAGCGCTGGAAGGAGAAGGAATCTCTGCAGGAGTATTGACTCCAAGAGGATTTGGTGAATCTCAGCCAAAATGTTCAAACGATACCGAAGAAGGTAGACAATGTAACAGAAGAGTTGAGGTAACTATCAATAAACTAGGTGAGCAGAAATAA